The nucleotide sequence TGATTATTAAAATCTTAACAGGTACTTAAAATGGTGATGCACTTTTGTCTTCCTGCAGAAACTATATTTCTGTCTTAGAGTTTCACTCTCCAAAGACACTTAGTGTGACTACGAGTTGTACGTACCTATTGTATGTTCTAAGAGGAGAAAACAGTATCAAGGGTGACAAGATCTCTGTTTTCATAAAACTCGCGCTTTACTTCAGGAAGCAAACTTACTATGATactaaattattcttttattttggcAATAGGTCGTAGCAAATGACAGAAGCCCGCTGGTGGGTAAAGTCCACTGGGAGAAAATGGTGAAGAAAGTATCAAGATTTGGCATACGTACTGGCACATTTAACTGTTCCAGTGACCCCAGGTATGTTCTTAAAGGATTATCTAAATCCTGAGAATGTCTTAAGGCTCAGCTGTGTTCTGGCAGCAGGGCTTGCTGTGTTGTAGAAGTAGCTGTGACAGAAGGTGGCTTTATTCATGTTTTTATCTCTCCTGAAGTCTGTTCAGAAGTCTCCATTACATTATTTATCAGCATCAGAAACACAGATCTGCAGCTTCCTAAAGCGTCGTGTGGGAAATAGATGATTAGACTATGCGGAGCGTAACACAGCAATAGAAGGGAATGAATAGAAGAATCTGGCCTTATAGTCCAGGCGTGTGGGGACAGGAACTGTGCTTGCTTAGGACAAAGCTGAATATATATATAGCCTATGTAAGAGAGCTGTGTCAGGTGTAGAGTTTTTACATTGCCGCCTGGAAAAGGAGGAACACAGGTTAGCACGAACCTTGCAAACAGCGCCTGCTTCTCGGGATTACTGACAAATTCTGTTCCCTGACAAATGtgtatatgtttatatataaactTGCACACACCCTTGTGCTGTGCAAGACTCACTGTTGTTTGCGTATGGTTTCGAACAAGGAAGACGAGCAGAGCCAGTGAAGCTATTAATaattctgtgctgctgtaagaagaatatattttttaacatttttttggaAGCATTTGCTTCATGTGATGGGAAACTTTATCTAGCATTGCACGTGCCTTACACAGCTTAAGCCCTAAATGTTTACAGAAATCTCAAAGTTAATCATAAGAGAAAATTGTTAGACTTCGCAGCGTTTACGGAAAATAACTTTGTGTATTCAAAACACTGGTATTTAAACGTCTTAAAAATTTGGCAGCGTTTCTCTTTGCATAGGTCCTATCTAGTCTTAATACTATGATCAAATATTAcgttttaaattaatttattttttcctaatacaagAAGTGTTTTGTTGAGTAAACCCCTGTGATGCGTTTTCATCAGGTTGCAGCTGAAATTCAGAGGAACTGCATACTACAGTAGTCAGGATACCTCTATTAGTAGGGTAATATCTTATGGCTCCTTCTAAAAATGTTACATTCGGATTCCTGAGATAGGGAGTTGTAATTGTCAAAAGGTACAGTGATGGACCAAAGCCAGGGAGGATGTAGGTGAGATGGCTAGTGAATGAGGCTGATGGCCCTGATGTCAACGTGAGGGTTCTTGGAGACAGTTTGCGTGCCTGCTGGCTGCCTGAGGTTTTGATTGTTGAAACTTGACAGACATTTCCTAAAGGAGGACTAGAATTGGGTGGCAATGTAAAGTGATGCTGGTAGGACAGATACATGAGAGAAGGCATCTTCTGAGTCATCAGACTCATCTCATAGTTACTGGGGTCTGGACCATGACTTACGTTTCAGCCTTGAAGAGCCACCTCTTTTAGGTGTGGATTTGGAGTTCATCCCATCTCAGCACCCAGCCTGCCAGGCAGTGGGGGTGTTCTTATAGCCCAAATCACCTGGCAGCACGTGTCGGCTTCCTCCTCCCCCGGTTTTGCGGTGAGCTCTCTCACCACACCCCTTAGCCTGCCTGCATCCTTCCAAAATGGCCCCTGTAGGAAGCGGACACTTGTTGGCTTCGTTAAAGCAACTGCAAGCAGACCGATGTCTTGTTAACTTCGCCCTGCCGCTGCTTGGCAAAACTAGGATGGAAGGAAGCACTGGGAAAGTTATCTGCAGGCTCAGGAAAGCTGTGAGACATGGAGTTACACTGCAGTGGTTATCTGCTTGGCTGGAAGGCCAAGGAAAAACAGCTTCTGAGACTAAAGCTTTATAGTGAAGAGTTGGCTTGTATATTTTTCAAATCCAGTTACAAAGCGTGAATGACTGTATGGCCTTGTTTACAGTAATGCCCCACGAAAATTAACActgttcctcttcctctttaCAACACTTCTGTAAGACAGATAGCAAAGGTATTGCAAGAATAAATACGCTTTGCCAGAGAACATTTGGGTGCCCGTATTTCCTACTACTATATGTAAAGATCCCCAGGTGCTCGGCATGTCTCATTTTTGGGCTCATAACAGAAATTTAAGGCCTGAAGCTCCAGGGTTATGAAACCCTCTAATGTAACCTGCCATTTTCTTTGTAGATACTGCCGGAGGAGGGGTTGGCTGAAATCCACCCTCATTATGTCAGTTCCACAAACCAGTACCTCCAAGGGGAAAGTAATGCTTAAGGAATACAGCGGGCGCAAAATTGAAGTGGAGCACATTTTCAAATGGATCACAGCCCATGCTGCTTCTCGGATCAAAACCATCTACAACTCCgaacatttaaaagaagaatgGAACAAAAGTGACCAGTACCGTGTGAAAATATACCTGTTTGCCAACCTTGACCAGCCTCCGGCGTTCTTCTCTGCACTAAGTGTAAAGTTTACTGGAAGAGTAGAGTTTATTTTTGTGAACGTGGAAAACTGGGACAATAAGAGTTATATGGCAGAAATTGGTGTCTACAAGACACCATCGTACATACTTAGGACTCCCGAGGGGATTTACAGGTACGGAAATAACACTGGTGAATTTATATCACTACGTGCCATGGATTCCTTTTTGCGCTCGCTGCAACCAGAAGTGaatgatttatttgttttaagctTAGTTTTGGTTAATCTGATGGCTTGGATGGACCTGTTTATTACACAAGGTGCTACTATAAAGCGTTTTGTGGTTCTTATAAGCACTTTAGGGACGTATAAttcattattaattatttcCTGGCTACCTGTGTTAGGTTTTTTGCAACTACCCTACTTAGACAGCTTTTATGAGTACAGTTTAAAACTCTTCAGGTATTCTAACACAACTACTTTGGCTTCTTGGGTAAGAGCCGACTGGATGTTCTACTCTTCGCATCCAGCCCTCTTCCTCAGCACGTACCTTGGTCATGGTTTACTAATTGATTACTTCGAGAAGAAAAGAAGACGCAATAACAACACCGATGAAGTAAATGCTAATAACCTGGAGTGGCTGTCAAGCCTGTGGGACTGGTACACCAGCTACTTGTTTCATCCTATTGCTTCTTTTCAACACTTTCCTTTTGACTCGGATTGGGATGATGACCCGGATTTGTTCTTAGAGCGGTTGGCCTTCCCCGATCTCTGGCTTCACCCTCTGATACCAACCGATTACATAAAAAACTTGCCGATGTGGAGGTTTAAATGCCTTGGTGTCCATTCCGATGAGGAAATGCTGGAAACCTTTCAAGACAGCGAAAGTGACTCTGacagtgaaaacaaagaggTCTTCAGCAGTGAAAAAGAAGTCTCGGAGGACGATGAGCTAAACGCATTTCATAGGTGCAGTGAAGGAGAGCCTCGGTGCGGTGCCGAGACCTGTTCATGTGCCAATAAATATTGTCATCACGAGCCCTATGAACGGAAATCGCGATCCTACGGCTCGTACAGCGCCGCAGGTGACGTGGAGCCAGACTGGTCCGTCTGGCCCGCTGAGATGTTGCACTGTACAGAATGTGTTGTGTGTCTAGAAAATTTTGCAGATGGTTGTCTGCTCGTGGGCTTGCCGTGCGGCCACGTGTTCCACCAGAATTGCATCGTGATGTGGCTGGCTGGCGGGCGACACTGCTGCCCCGTCTGCAGGTGGGCTTCgtacaaaaaaaagcagccataCACACATCCGCAGCCTTTGTCG is from Phalacrocorax carbo chromosome 4, bPhaCar2.1, whole genome shotgun sequence and encodes:
- the RNF103 gene encoding E3 ubiquitin-protein ligase RNF103 isoform X2, which codes for MEGELYSALKEEEASESVSSTNFSGEMHFYELVEDTKDGIWLVQVVANDRSPLVGKVHWEKMVKKVSRFGIRTGTFNCSSDPRYCRRRGWLKSTLIMSVPQTSTSKGKVMLKEYSGRKIEVEHIFKWITAHAASRIKTIYNSEHLKEEWNKSDQYRVKIYLFANLDQPPAFFSALSVKFTGRVEFIFVNVENWDNKSYMAEIGVYKTPSYILRTPEGIYRYGNNTGEFISLRAMDSFLRSLQPEVNDLFVLSLVLVNLMAWMDLFITQGATIKRFVVLISTLGTYNSLLIISWLPVLGFLQLPYLDSFYEYSLKLFRYSNTTTLASWVRADWMFYSSHPALFLSTYLGHGLLIDYFEKKRRRNNNTDEVNANNLEWLSSLWDWYTSYLFHPIASFQHFPFDSDWDDDPDLFLERLAFPDLWLHPLIPTDYIKNLPMWRFKCLGVHSDEEMLETFQDSESDSDSENKEVFSSEKEVSEDDELNAFHRCSEGEPRCGAETCSCANKYCHHEPYERKSRSYGSYSAAGDVEPDWSVWPAEMLHCTECVVCLENFADGCLLVGLPCGHVFHQNCIVMWLAGGRHCCPVCRWASYKKKQPYTHPQPLSNDTPS
- the RNF103 gene encoding E3 ubiquitin-protein ligase RNF103 isoform X1; this encodes MWVKLCCLLLYFLALFVLARVFEAVAWYESGFLATQLVDPVALSFRKLRTILECRGLGHSGLPEKKDVRELVEKSGDLMEGELYSALKEEEASESVSSTNFSGEMHFYELVEDTKDGIWLVQVVANDRSPLVGKVHWEKMVKKVSRFGIRTGTFNCSSDPRYCRRRGWLKSTLIMSVPQTSTSKGKVMLKEYSGRKIEVEHIFKWITAHAASRIKTIYNSEHLKEEWNKSDQYRVKIYLFANLDQPPAFFSALSVKFTGRVEFIFVNVENWDNKSYMAEIGVYKTPSYILRTPEGIYRYGNNTGEFISLRAMDSFLRSLQPEVNDLFVLSLVLVNLMAWMDLFITQGATIKRFVVLISTLGTYNSLLIISWLPVLGFLQLPYLDSFYEYSLKLFRYSNTTTLASWVRADWMFYSSHPALFLSTYLGHGLLIDYFEKKRRRNNNTDEVNANNLEWLSSLWDWYTSYLFHPIASFQHFPFDSDWDDDPDLFLERLAFPDLWLHPLIPTDYIKNLPMWRFKCLGVHSDEEMLETFQDSESDSDSENKEVFSSEKEVSEDDELNAFHRCSEGEPRCGAETCSCANKYCHHEPYERKSRSYGSYSAAGDVEPDWSVWPAEMLHCTECVVCLENFADGCLLVGLPCGHVFHQNCIVMWLAGGRHCCPVCRWASYKKKQPYTHPQPLSNDTPS